In Luteimonas viscosa, the following proteins share a genomic window:
- a CDS encoding DNA polymerase III subunit chi, giving the protein MRADFYLIARPRFRAEPLRLACELVRKAYEANLWTLVLARDTAQAEQLDDLLWDMGDDTYIPHQIAGRDEEDELTPVLIAEPQTDTPMRALVINLRDAPVPDGFERVLEVVPADESARGPLRERWKHYKARGLEVNKHDM; this is encoded by the coding sequence ATGCGCGCCGACTTCTACCTCATCGCCAGGCCCCGCTTCCGCGCCGAGCCGCTGCGGCTGGCCTGCGAGCTGGTACGCAAGGCCTACGAGGCGAACCTGTGGACGCTGGTGCTGGCGCGCGACACCGCGCAGGCCGAACAGCTGGACGACCTGCTCTGGGACATGGGCGACGATACCTACATTCCGCACCAGATCGCCGGCCGCGACGAAGAGGACGAACTGACCCCGGTGCTGATCGCCGAGCCGCAGACCGACACGCCGATGCGTGCGCTGGTGATCAACCTGCGCGACGCGCCCGTACCCGACGGCTTCGAGCGGGTACTGGAAGTGGTGCCGGCCGACGAGTCGGCGCGCGGCCCGCTGCGCGAGCGCTGGAAGCACTACAAGGCGCGCGGCCTCGAGGTCAACAAGCACGACATGTAG